TATACTGGGGTGAGATTCTGCGGCCTCCTTTTCTAACCACCTGctgtccttcctcttcctcctcccctcttagTGTTAAACAAAGGCCAGGTAGTGACGCGATACTACCGCTGGCTGCAGAAGAATGGGGGCTTTGTGTGGATCCAGTCCTGTGCCACCATCTCAGTCAACGTCAAGAATCCGAGTGAGAAGAACATGATCTGGGTGAATTACATCCTCAGGTGAAATGTCTTGTCCCATATCTGCCAGTACAGACCCAGTTGCCTGCCCTAAACTGGCTGTGTAACTTTCTACCCTGCAGTGGGCTGTTCCTGTGTGAGTGATTAACCACTTTAGAACAATATCTTTGGATCTGAACTCTTTGCTTTCCCATCTTGGGAGCAGCGGTAaggtggaggagggaggagaaacCTCCCCAAATGTAGAAATCTAGGTGTTGCCTCCTTGAGATGTTGTCTCTAGGGCATCAGAGATTATTTCATATTGGCAGCATGTTCATTTCCACTATCCAGGATTTTAAATgttgcagggaaggggcagatATAGAGACTGTGGGGAACAGCACAGAAAAGTGACCTGAGCTTTATATGATCAGGTCAACTGCATAATGCAGGGTTGTGGCAAACACTGCAGGTCAGAAAATCATGATTTTGAAatatacatactgtatatgtgCTGTATAGGAGGTGGTTTAAAGTCATCTTAAACACAGAAACCTAGCAGACCAGGGAGGCTTCGTGTCCCTGGCTTACTAGTCTTGTGAATTCAGGGTGTTGCTTCCTTTAGAAAAATTTGGAAGGGTTGGATGAGGCAGTCTTGACTTCCAACAGCCTTCCATACCCCATGATCATCCTGATGGGGTGGCTCTGCTCCTAAGTCCAGTCTGCTTCTCAAATAAGCCCCCcagtcctccccaccccacccgcaATGTTTAAAATCTACTTGAGAACTACACAtctgcctctttttttccttcccactctTCTGACCAGATAAAAGGAATCTATGAATGGCTCCTGCAGATGGCTATTAATGACTACTTTCCACCCTCTTCCCTCTGATAAAGCAAAAGGAGCGCATTATCATGCTAATCCTGTAAGCAATTGCCCATACTAATGTATGATTTGTCAGGGTGATTAGTATTTTAGTTAATTAGTGCTGTAATTAGAGGCTAATTAACTTTCTTGCAGCCTTCCTGCAATGGAAACTTGCTAGCTTTCCCCTCCCTTCTGTTTTCCCCCACCTTCTCTGCTCCACTCTGGAAAGTGGGATGGACTGGGATTGTCCCTTGGCCTGCGGAGGTCCATGGGGGCAGGACTGAAGTGGGCAGGGGTAAGCGAGGAGTTAGATCCAGCCTCCAAGGATCTGTGCTGAAGCAAGGGCAGCAAGGAGGCTCCGGGTGCACACAGCCCATTTCAAATGGGTGGAGCACTTATGGTGTTGAAGCCATCCTTGCAACAGCTGAGGCCCACATGATCTGTGAGAACAGCCAGAGAGTGGAGCCGGAGAGTGGAACCCTTGAGGCCAGCTAGTGAATTGGGCCCCCAAACAATGAAGCATTTTTATGAACCACAAATAAAGATTAATTTGGGTTCTGTCACCTTCTCCAGCATTGACCTCTTGAGCCTCAAAGTGTCCAGTTGTGGCAAATCCCGCTCCCCCTGGCTGGACACAAAAGCTCCAGGGGGGGCATTCTGCACGGGGAAATGTGGCGGTTGGGGAGGAATCGGCACCCCCGGCTTGCACACCTCTGAGTTTGGTTTGGGGTTTGGAGAGACCAGGGTCTGGAACTCGCTGTGTAACAGTGGGCCAGCAGCTCTGTCTTAACCTGGCCTCCTTCACAGGGACACTGTGAGGATAAATGGGGGTCAGCTCATCCACATATGCTCCTCGAGCTCCCTCAGGGAGGAGCCAGATCAGAAAGTAAGGAATTCAAAAGGTCAACTTAAATCACTTCCTCCACCACCTCCAGTTTTGCTGTGGCTCAAGCAGGCCCCCAGCCGTCATGTGGCATGTCAGTCTTCAGACCCAACCCGTGCTGCATTCTTACTTCATGCATCCCTGGCACTTGGAGGGGTTCTGGGGCTGAGCCCTGGCTCCAGGTCTCCCATGCGCCTGTGCTCTCCCACATAGCTTTGGCACTCCCGGAGttatgggggaggaaggagggggtggggggtggggagtccaACTTGAACAAGTTCCAACTCTGCCTGTCTGACTAACAATAAAACCCCCCAACCCGGCTTTTTTTGGGTTGAGCAAGGGAGAGTTTGTGATTTCAATCTGTCCTTGTTTGTTCTTGGACAATGAAGTGCCAATGGCCCTCCAAGGCGCTGTTCCGCTGATTCTAGCCTGCAGGTGGCTGGCTGGATGTGTGGGCTTGCATTCCAGTGAGCTGTCTTCAGCCTGCTCCCTGATTCACCAGGGTATAGGGAGGGGTGGGCTAAAAAGCTGCAGTGGTTATTTTAATTCTTGGCCTCTCAGCACTACCATCTTCCTCATCAGGGCTCACTGCTTTCTCTGGGAACGGCTGGAGACATTTTGTGCACACCCACCCTTACCTCGCAGAAATGGCGGCAGCCTCCTCTGTAGCACCTCGGAGGGCACTGGGCTGCAACCGCTGGACTGTGCCTCTTGGTTAGGGACTGCTTTGTGATAGCGGGTGCAGGGTCAAAATAGCAGAAGAAAAATGGGCATGGAGTGTTGCACCCTAGTACACCATCTGTGTCCTGAATGCAGTGGCACTGCCGTCTTCCTTGCCTGCCAAGAGGTGAGCAGGTCAGACAGACGTGTCTtggcataagaacgtaagaacagccccactggatcaggccacaggcccatctagtccagcttcctgtatctcacagcggcccaccaaatgccccagggagcacaccagacaacaagaagacctgcaaggcttcctgggaattgtagtttaagaacataagaacagccccactggatcaggccataggcccatctagtccagcttcctgtatcacacagcagcccaccaaatgccccagggagcacaccagataacaagaagacctgcaaggcctcctgggaattgtagttaagaacataagaacagccccactggatcaggccatgggcccatctagtccagcttcctgtatctcacagcggcccaccaaatgccccagggagcacaccagataacaagagacctcgtcctggtgctcttccttgcatctgacataacccatttctaaaatcaggaggctgcacatacacatcatggcttgtaacccatgatggacttttcctccagaaacttgtccaatccccttttaaaggcatccaggccagatgccgtcaccacatcctgtggcaaggagttccacagaccaaccacacgctgagtaaagaaatattttcttttgtctgtcctaactctcccaacactcaatttgagtggatgtcccctggttctggtgttatgtgagggtgtaaagagcatctccctatccactctgtccatcccctgcataattttgtatgtctcaatcatgtcccccctcaggcgcctcttttctaggctgaagcctTCCCTCATAAGAAAGGCTCATAAAAAGGCAGACGGTTGCAAATTCTGGGCGCCCCCCCAAAAGGTTTCTGTTGTCCATGTCCACCCACTGCATATGTCATGTGAGAAGAGCCTCGAAAGTAGATTGTGGTGCTCATGCAATCACTATGTGTGGGAAGAGGGGGCGGCTCTTCAGGTCTTTTGGTCTTGAGTTGTTTTGGGGTCCAGAGGGCAAGATGAGGAACTTGAACTGTGCCCAGAAAAAGGAGACGGCAATGAACTGGCATTATACAATTCCAACCAGCCACATTTTGCACCAGGTGAACTTTCTGAACCATCTGCAAGAGCCTCCAAGAAAGAGCACAGCTGGTGCACTAGCCAAAGGTGGCAATTGGCACTGCCACCTGATCCAGATCTGGAAGCACCCCCACTCTGTGAGCAGCAGTTGTTAGGGAGAGCATAACAGTCCATAACAGGTAGCACGCCTGCTTCTAGATCACCACTCCCTCTGCTGATCCTTAGACAATTGGGGAGAATGTGGAAAAATCAGCCTTGCTTCCTGGTTCGTGCACTTTGCTTTCTTTCCAGGAACATTTAAAACCTCCACATCTTGCAATATGAATCTAGGGAAGGAGCCACTCACAGGCAAAAGTGATGGTGCCTCTGCTGGCTTGGGGGTGACTTGATGTTTAATTAATATTCTCCTTTCCTTCTGTTCTCTCTCTGTATTTGGAATCTTTTCCAGCAAGCCTGAGTATAAGAACACGGCACTGGACATCTTTCAACTGCCTGGGATCCCTGCACGACAGACGGATGCCACTGATGTTGGCCCAGATTTCAAAGGTGAATAAACCGAAACCCCAGGTTGGTGAGGGGGTGGCTGGCCCAGCAGACAGGCCTACTCCCTTCCTGTCACTAGCAGAGGAGACCAGAGAAATTCTGGGAAAGGGGGCTGGGGTGGTGTTGGAAGTGGTGATCACCAATTGAGCAGATGCTGTGGCACCCTGACCTACTCTGTGTGGGCACATGACCTGGCACATAAGTTATGGTTCTTACAGAGTCTGTTTCCCTAGAAGCCTTCTAGCCAGCCACAGTATCTTACCTCTCATTCTTCACCTgttttctgtgtgtttttaaacAAACCTGGtattaaatttacttaaaattaAGCCAGTTTGATAAGACTAGAAAAACAGGGCTTTTTTATTATATCTAAATGTTTTACATGGTTTATGTGagtcttaatttttttcctttggaaggGATGAGTTACTTCTCTTTCTGCAGGGAGTGGTggtatttttgtttgcttgttcgACATGATAAATAGTCAAAACCCCACACCCTTGTTAAAAAACATGGCTTGCTATGCTTAATAAATAggttattttcattttcaactggaaaggcagggaaaaaaattcttaaatAAAGAGAATAGATGTATATTTTAAGATGGTGATTCGCCTGCCATCATCTAACCCCGAATTCTGCTACTGGCAACAAACTTTTTTGAGTTCCACGTTTCCCAGGCTCTGCCTTGGTCCCTCGGGAGAGGATATGATGTTGTCTCAACTCTCTTTAAAGTgaaaagtctgccaggctgactTTGAGTCCTTGCTGAGCCCAAATCCAGTTAAATTCATCTGTTTGTCAGCTTTCCCGTGTCACTTTGCCCTCCGTACAGATTATTAGCTACGCTGCTGGTAGGAAGTGGCTGTGAAATGAGATCTAAAATCTCCCTCTAGGTTTCCTGTGAATAAATATTTCACTTAACAAAATAAATCTGTTCCTCTCCTGGCCATGCGAAGACGCTTAACTGCCACTGTCTTGCCAGActgaaattccccccccctctttttccagaGAGCAGCCTTGTGCCTGAGGGCAGCCAAGGCAAACGCACTTCTCCCGCCAAACCCGAGTCCGGTGAGGCCTACCCCAGGAGCGCATCAGAGGCTGGAGTCCGTTGCCGTGTAGTGGAGACAGATTCTAGTGGCCCTGAAACGAGCTACCGAGATGAGGAGGCATCGGAGGAGGCTGGCGGGAGTGATGTGGAAGGGCCTCCAAGCAAGCGGATCAAGCTGGAGTTCCAGCCGGACAGCCCGCCGCGCAAGGTGAAAGAGGCCTCGCTCACCAGCTCTGAGGAGTCGGACAGTGACAGCGACCCGGAGCTGGGCCTCCTCCCTCAGCAAAGGGCACCCCTCGTTAGAAAAGTGAACGGTTGCAAGGCTGGCCGGCGGAAGAGTGTGGGGTCTGGCTGCTCCTGCACGTCGGAGTTTGCCTCCGTCATCCAGACCCAAAAGAGCTCCACCCTGAAGGCCAACGCAGCACTTAGTATTAAATCGGAGCAGGTCCCGAGTGCCAAAGGGGCCCCCTGGACCTGCCCCACTGCCCACAAGGGGGCCCCGTACACTGTGAACAAAGCACTTAGCCTAGAGAAACCCACTGTGAGGCCAGCCTCTTCCCATTTGTATGTCTCTATCCCGGACTCGGTGCTCACCCCGCCAGAGATGGACAGTGCAGCTGCAAAAGGGCCTTTTGGCGCCTCTCCCCGGGCCATCCCAGCAGCGTCCTCCTCGGCAGACACCCTCTCACCCCCGCTCTCGGGTTCCCCCTGTGAGGAGAGGGCCACGTcaaccccctttacccccctggTTTACCCTGCAGAGATGGAGGTGCTGCAGCGGTTCCACGCTGGCAACGTGGTCCTGCCACTGATGCACCAGCTTGGCAGCCCCCACGCTAGCACGACGGGCTCCCAGGGCCTCTACACCACCAGCACAATTCGGTACGCCCCTGCCGACGTGACACTAGCCATGCAGAGCAACATGCTGCCGCCCTCCCACCCCATCAACCTCATGGACATCAGCAGCGCAGAGGCCAAGACATCCCGGGAACTGATGTATCACCATCTGCAACGGCTGAACATGGTGGCGCCGTTTGGGAACTCGGCTGGCTTGGCCCAGCTCTCGGGGGGAGCCTTTGCAGCTGCGGACTCCTTGTTCTCCACACTGCCCTTCTCGGTAGCTGGCAGTGGTATCCACGGCACGTCGGCTTTGGAACGTAAGGAGG
This sequence is a window from Tiliqua scincoides isolate rTilSci1 chromosome 10, rTilSci1.hap2, whole genome shotgun sequence. Protein-coding genes within it:
- the NPAS1 gene encoding neuronal PAS domain-containing protein 1 — protein: MAALYGSEVKCVSVEWDFLQGLLVKNQPVPCLQALRKEKSRNAARSRRGKENFEFYELAKMLPLPGAITSQLDKASIVRLTISYLKMRDFANHGDPPWSLRVEGPAPASKAPSRRPATALLTELFEQHLGGHILQSLDGFVFALNQEGKFLYISETVSIYLGLSQVELTGSSIFDYVHPGDHPEVAEQLGLKLPLEATYHSLQKTSGLASATASSGLSETPGSDPTSSHPAEGSALERSFFIRLKSTLTKRGLHVKTSGYKVIHVTGRLRPRLPSFSHTHSALGRAMGMVALAHTLPPSTLSEVRIECHMFVFRVNMDLQIVYCESRISDYMDLCPSELVGKNCYRFIHGEDVEGIRQSHLDLLNKGQVVTRYYRWLQKNGGFVWIQSCATISVNVKNPSEKNMIWVNYILSKPEYKNTALDIFQLPGIPARQTDATDVGPDFKESSLVPEGSQGKRTSPAKPESGEAYPRSASEAGVRCRVVETDSSGPETSYRDEEASEEAGGSDVEGPPSKRIKLEFQPDSPPRKVKEASLTSSEESDSDSDPELGLLPQQRAPLVRKVNGCKAGRRKSVGSGCSCTSEFASVIQTQKSSTLKANAALSIKSEQVPSAKGAPWTCPTAHKGAPYTVNKALSLEKPTVRPASSHLYVSIPDSVLTPPEMDSAAAKGPFGASPRAIPAASSSADTLSPPLSGSPCEERATSTPFTPLVYPAEMEVLQRFHAGNVVLPLMHQLGSPHASTTGSQGLYTTSTIRYAPADVTLAMQSNMLPPSHPINLMDISSAEAKTSRELMYHHLQRLNMVAPFGNSAGLAQLSGGAFAAADSLFSTLPFSVAGSGIHGTSALERKED